CGGCCAGGTGGAAGCGGTGCGGCATCGCACAGCGGCCGAGCACCTCGCGCAGCTCGTAGGCGCGCCCGGACCACGTCTCGCCGATGACGTCGATCGTGTGGGGCGCGCTGTGGCGGGCCTCGGCCCAGGTGTGCAGGAAACCCGAGACGGCCTGGTGGAACTGCTCGTCCGGCGGTGCTGCCGGTCGGACCAGGTAGTGGTCCATGTGTCCGGTGGCGATCGCCTCGAAGACCGCTTCACCGGTCGCGAGCACCCCGACGTGGGACCAGCCGACCAGCAGTGCTCGCCGGGCGTGCGGGAAGAACCGGTGCACCTCCGCGAGCAGTCGCGTGCCGGGCTCGCCCGCGAGGGTCTCGCCCGCGAGCACGAGGGCGACCTCCTCGCCGTCGGCCACGAGCTCCTCGAGAGCGCCGAGCGCCTGGTTCCGCGAGCGCAGACAGATGACGCGGTAGTCGCGCTCGTACCGGTTGCGGAGCTCACGCTCGACGGCGTGCAGCAGGCCGGGGTCGTCGTCGACCGCGATCAGCAGCGGGCCGCTCATGGCTGCTGGTCGTGGTGCCGGGCACGTCCCACCCACACGCGTCAGATCGTAGGAGGGGAGGCCCGGCGGCGCCAGGGTGGGTCACCGGGCCGGTCTCACATCGTCAGCACCGCGTACGAGACTCGATAGGCGCCTGCCTTGCATCGGGATCGTGGCGGCAAGTCAGGCGCGGTCCGCGCGAAGCAGTGGCAAGTCGAGGTCATATGCCAGCACGACGGCCCGGGCGAGCTGCTTCTCCTGGTCTGCGGTCAAGAAGCCGATCGTGCGTCCGACCAGTTGCGAGGGGACGGTGACGACGTTGTCGAGCGAGGCCACGCACTCGTGGTCGAGTCCGTTGTGCGGGCCCAGCCGGACCTCGCTAGTCAGGCCCTTGATGGTGGAGGTGACGGGTGCGACAGTGACCTTGGTCATTGCCGAGCGGGCTGCTTCACGAGTGAGCACGACGGCTGGTCGGGCCTTGTCGAGGTGCATCAGGCAGATCTCATGCACGGCTCACTCCTCGAGGTCGACCCGGCCTACGGTCCAGTTCACGAGTGGATCGAGGTCGTCCGCCGGTCCCTTCTCTCGAAGACTGGCAGCGTCCTGCTCTGCGAGGAGCAGCCGCATCTCGCGCTCCAGGGCGCTGGCAACCAGGCTGGCACGACTCGTGGCCTTGCCGGAGGCCACGGCTCGGTCGAGGAAGGCGACCATCTCGTCGGGGAGCCGGACGGCGATCTGGGTGCTCACAACTCCATGATACCGGCGTGAATCCCAAGTTGGTATGCTCTGGCGGCTCAGGCATGGTGGTCAGGCGTGGCCCCCTACGGAGCCCAAAACGGCCGCCAAGGATCGGGCCGGTTGACCGTCACCGAGGCAGGAGACGTCCCTTGTGAAGGCCGACCTCAAGAAAGAGATCGCCACCTACACCGCTCCGCACGGACGGTTCGCGATCGTGACCGTGCCCGCGTTGCAGTTCCTCATGATCGATGGGCACGGCGACCCCAACACGTCCCAGGTGTACGAGGACGCCGTGACGACGATCTTTCCGGTCGCCTACAAGCTGAAGTTCCTCAGCAAGGGCGACCTGGGTCGTGACTATTCGGTGATGCCGCTCGAAGCCCTCTGGTGGTCCGACGACATGGCATCCTTCACCAGCGCCCGGGACAAGTCGCGCTGGGACTGGACGCTGATGAACCTGGTCCCCGCCTGGATCACGCCAGCACACCTCGCCACCGCATGCGGGACGGTCGCTCGCAAGGGCGGCGCGCTGCTGCTCGAGGACGTCCGCCTCGAACGCCTCGACGAGGGCCTGAGCGTGCAAACCCTCCACGTGGGTCCGTACGACGACGAAGCGCCGGTCCTCGACGCGATGCACAACGAGTTCATACCCGCCCATTCCCTGCGCATGACCGGGAAGCATCACGAGATCTACCTCAGCGACTTCCGCCGCACGCCGGCGAGCAAGCTCAAGACGATCCTGCGTCAGCCCGTCGGGGGTGCCGGCGCGTAGGCGCCCGATCGACAGCTGCTGGTGGGCCTATTCGTTGATCGCCTCGATACCCAGCCGCTTGAGTTCCTCGAGATGGTCCAGCATGGCCTTGACGATCCGCGGGGGGTGCCCCGTCCAGTTCTGCACCTCACCGACCACCCGCAGCGGCTGCCGAGTGCGATATGACCTGGTCGGGTTGCCCGGGAACTTCTTGTCGGTGAGGTTCGGGTCGTCTTCGATGGGGCCGGTGGGTTCCACGCGGTAGATCCGCCCGCGCCCTTCGCCTGTGGCCAGCTCCGCTCCCCAGGTCGCCGCCTCAAGGGTTGCGGTCAGGTAGATGAAGTTCGCCTTCTTCCGCTCGCCGTAATTGGAGCTGTAGCCAGGTTCCAGGAGGTCTCCGACCATCAGGTCAGCTCTGGTGCCGTGGTAGTAGGGCCCGGGGTCCTGCTCTCGCGGGGCGTCGGCACGGTCCATCCGCCGAGCCTGCACGAGCCGAAGGGTTGCCCGCACCCCGACGCGCGTGTTGCTGGCCGGGCCCCGAGGATGGCGGTCATGACCGCGTTGCTCTGGCTCCGTCGGGACCTTCGGCTGCACGACCTCCCGGCGCTGCTCGCGGCGCACGAGTCGGACGGCGACGTCCTGCCGGCGTTCGTCGCGGACCCGACATTGCTGGCCTCGGCGGGGCCGGTGCGCCGGGCCCACCTTGCCGCGGCGCTGGGCGCCCTCGACGCGTCGTACGACGGCGCGCTGGTGGTCCGCGTGGGTCGCCCCGAGACCGAGGTCCCGGCCCTCGTCCGAGAGATCGGCGCCGCGAGCGTCCATGTCAGCCGGGAGAGCACGCCGTACGGGCGGCGCCGCGACCGCCGGGTCGAGCGCGCCTTGGGGGATGTCCCGCTCGTGGCCACCGGCACGCCCTACGCCGTCGGCCCGGGGTTGGTGCGCAAGGCGGACGGCGCGCCGTTCCAGGTGTTCACCCCGTTCTCCCGCGTGTGGCGGGAGCACGGCTGGCCCTCGCCCGCACCGGTCCCCGCCCGCCTGGCGTGGCACCGGACGGTCGAGTCGGCACCGCTGCCCTGGGACGAGGACCCGGCCACCGCCGTCGTGCCCACCGGTGAGGCCGCAGCCCGAGCTCGGTGGGAAGAGTTCCTCGAGGACGACCTCGCGGACTACGACCGCAACCGTGACCGCCCGGACCTGGATGCCACGTCGCAGATGTCGGTGCACCTCAAGAACGGCACGATCCACCCGCGCACGATGCTCGCAGACATCGCTGCCCACCCGGCAGGAAGGTCGGAGGGCGCCCGGCGGTTCGTCGCCGAGCTGTGCTGGAGGGAGTTCTACGCCGACGTGCTCTGGCATCGCCCGGACTCCGCCTGGGACGACCTGCGTGATGACCTGCGCGGCATGGCGTACGAGGACCCGGCAGGTGCCGCGGCGGCCCCCGTCCGCGCATGGCAGGAGGGCCGGACGGGGTATCCGTTCGTCGACGCCGGCATGCGCCAGCTCCTCACCGAAGGGTGGATGCACAACCGGGTACGGATGGTCGTGGCGAGCTTCCTCGTCAAGGACCTGCACGTGTGGTGGCCGCACGGCGCGCGGTACTTCCTCGAGCACCTCCGCGATGGCGACATCGCCTCGAACAACCACGGCTGGCAGTGGGTGGCGGGTACCGGCACGGACGCCGCGCCCTACTTCCGCGTGTTCAACCCGGTCACCCAGGGCGAGCGGTACGACCCCGAGGGAGTGTACGTGCGCCGGTACGTGCCCGAGCTGGCCCACATCCCGGGCGTCGCGGTGCACCAGCCGTGGCGCGTGCCGGATGGTCTGGACCACGGGTATCCCGAGCGGATCGTCGATCATGCCTCGGAGCGGGCGGAGGCGCTGGGGCGCTACGAGGCTGCGCGTGCGACCAGACCCGCAGGTGTACGCAGGAGCGCCAGCACTTCCTAGTGGAGCATTGCCGTTTGCCTACGATGCACTGATCCTGCAAAAAGGCGGCCGCTCTGAGCACGGTTCTGCATCTGTGGTGGGACGTTGTTCCCGCAAGAAACTTGCCGCGCGCGGCGGCGAGGTCGCCCGGCAATATGATCCGCACCATGAGCGAGCAGGACGGTCAGCCCGCCGCGCGACCGAAGCAAGGCGACTGGCGGCGAAGCGGGGCCCCGCGGTTCTCAGGCTCGACGCCTGTCCGGGCCACTGAACGTCAGCACTTTGCCGTTCCCGCTCACCCCGTCGGACGTCGATGTCTGGCGGCACGACGATCAGAGCGGCCGAGTGATAGTCGAAGCACCTCCACGCACCGACCTCTACGTCAATCCGGGCGGCCAGGGCTCTGCAGATGCGGAGTCGATGCTCAACGCAGCGACCCTTGTCGGGACGCCCCCCGGCGGCGATTTTCAGTTCAGCGCGCGGGTGAGTCCGGACTTCCGAGCGCAGTTCGACGCCGGGGTGCTGCTGCTGTGGATCGACGAGCCGCACTGGGCCAAGTTCTGTTTCGAGTTCTCTCCCGCGTCAGATCCCATCGTGGTCTCGGTCGTCACTCGAGTTGTCTCCGATGATGCCAATGCCTTTGTCGTTCAGGACCGGTCGGTGTGGTTGCGCATCTGCCGCGTTGATCACGTCTATGCGTTCCACGCATCGAGCGACGGCACCCGGTGGCAGCTGATCCGCGTCTTCGGAATGGGAGACGCGGTGTCCGAGCACCGCAAGGGTTTCGAGGCCCAGTCACCTAACGGGGACGGCTGCACCGTGACCTTCAACGAGATTCGATTCTCCCGCCAGAGTCTCGCGGATCTTCGCGACGGTTCCTGACATTCGCGGCGTTCGCAGGCATGGAGCGGTCGTCGTCGCTCGTCCGGGCCGTGAAGGCGCCGAACCCCGTCATGCGGGCGCAGCGCAGTCGGTCGCCCCCCGGACCGCACCCCTGCGCGGCGCCGGTGTCGTTCTGGCGGAGTCGGGGTCAGTGCTGGCCGTAGACGTTCTGGTAGCGCTCGAAGAGACTCGCCACCTGCGCGTCGGGGATAGGAATTGGCTCGCCGAGCTGGCGGGAGATGTGCACGGTGCGAGCGACCTCCTCGCACATCACCGCGGCCTTGACCGCGGCGCGGGCATCCTTGCCAACGGTGAAGGGGCCGTGGTTGCGCATGAGCACGGCCTTCGACCGGGAGCCCCGCAGCGTCTCGACGATGCCGCGGCCGATGGAGTCGTCCCCGATCAGCGCGAACGGGCCGACCGGGATGTCCCCGCCGAACTCGTCCGCCATCATCGTCAGCACGCACGGGATCGCCTCACCGCGCGCGGCCCACGCGGCGGCGTAGGTGGAGTGAGTGTGCACCACCCCGCCCACCTCGGGCATGTGCCGGTAGACGTAGGCGTGCGCGGCGGTGTCGGAGGACGGCTGCAGCGACGCCGCCGTGCCATCGTCGATCTTGGCGCCGTCCAGGTCACATACCACCATGACCTCCGGTGCGAGGTCGTCGTAGGAGACCCCAGACGGCTTGATGACGAACAAGTCGGTGCCCGGCACCCGTTCGGACACGTTGCCGGCCGTCCACACCACCAGCTCGTAGCGGGGCAGCTCCGCATGCAAGGCGGCCACCCTCTCGCGGGTCGCCGCGATGGCCTTCTGGATCTCGGAGGAGAGTTCAATCAGCACCGTAGTCATCGCGCACCTCCCAGGAGTTCGGCCACGTCCGCGTCGACGTCCTGCACCGTGACATTCCGAGCCAGGGCCTTGCGGCGCAGCCGCTTGAGTCGGCGCATGACGTCGTTGCCGCCGCGGCCGAAGTGGTCGTGCAGAGCGGTGTACTCCGCGTACAGGTCGTCGTAGGCCAGCGCGGCGTCCTCGTCGGGCGTGTACGCGGCGACCGTGCGCCGCCCCATCGCGCGGGCCGCGGTTCGCACGTCCGGGTACGCCCCGGCCGCCACGGCGGCGTGGATCGCCGAGCCCAGCGCCGGGCCCTGCTCGGACATGATGGTGGACAGCGGCAGGCGGGTGATGTCGGAGTACATCTGCATGAGGAACCGGTTCTTCAGCAGACCCCCGGCCACGACCAGCTCCCTCACCGGTACCCCGGCGCCGTCGAAGGCCTCGACGATGGTGCGGGTCCCGAACGCGGTGGCCTCGAGCAGGGCCCGGTAGACCTCCTCCGGGCGTGTGGCCAGCGTGAGGCCCAGGACGAGGCCGCTCAGCTCGTGGTCCACCAGGACCGACCGGTTGCCCGAGTGCCAGTCCAGCGCGACCAGGCCGTGCCCGCCGACCGGCAGGGCGGCGGCCTTCTCGGTCAGCAGCTCGTGCACGGACAGGCCGCGCCGCTGTGCCTCGGCGGTGTACTCGGACGGGACGGCGTTGTTGACAAACCAGGCGAATATGTCCCCGACTCCGGACTGGCCGGCTTCGTAGCCCCAGACGTCCTCGATGATGCCGCCCTTGACGACGCCGCACATGCCCGGCACCTCGGCCAGGCGCTCACCGTTCATCACGTGGCACGTCGAGGTGCCCATGATCGCGACCATCTGGCCCGGTTCCACGGCGTTCGCGGCCGGCGCGGTCACGTGCGCGTCGACGTTGCCGACGGCGACGGCGATGCCTTCGGGCAGCCCGGTCCAGTCGGCCGCCTGCGCTGAGAGCCGCCCGGCGGTGTGGCCGAGCTGGCCGATGGTGTGCTCGACCTTCTCGGCGACGAAGTCGGTGAAGTCGGGGTTGAGCTGGCCGAGGAACTCCCGCGACGGGTATTGCCCGTCCTGGTAGATGCCCTTGTACCCGGCCGTGCACGCGTTGCGAACGTACTCCCCGGTCAGCTGCCAGACGATCCAGTCCGCCGCCTCGACCCAGCGGGCCATCGCGTCGTAGACCTCGCGGTCCTCCTCTAGCAGCTGCAGGCCCTTGGCGAACTCCCACTCCGAGGAGATGAACCCGCCGTAGCGCTTGATCCACTCCTCGCCGCGGGCATGGGCCAGCTCGTTGATGCGGTCCGCCTGCCCCTGCGCGGCGTGGTGCTTCCAGAGCTTGACGTATGCGTGCGGGCGCCCGGCGAACTGCTCAAGCTCACACAGCGGCGTCCCGTCCTGCGTCGTCGGCACCATGGTGCACGCAGTGAAGTCCGTCCCGATCCCGACCACGTCTGCGGGGTCCACCCCGGCCGCCTCGATCGCCGCCGGCACCGCGACCTTGAGCACCTCGACGTAGTCCGCCGGGTTCTGCAGCGCCCACTCCGGCGGGAGCTCCTCGTCCTCGTGCGCCGACAGCACCCGGTCCATCACCGCGTGCGGGTACTCGTGCACCGCGCTGCCCAGCTCCACACCGTCCGACACCCGCACGACCACCGCACGGCCGGACAACGTCCCGTAGTCGATCCCGACGACCAGCGCGGTGCTCTCGTTGATCATTTGCTGTCTCCTTGTGATTCGGATTCGTGCGGGCATTGCTCGTGCGAGGGTGGACTTCAACGTCCGGCGCGAACTACCGTCCGGTAGGACCGCTCCTGGCCGGGTTCGAGCCAGATCACTTCGCCGTCGTGCTCGGCCTGTTTGCGGCCGAAGTCTCGCGAGGTTGATGGTTCGACGCCCAGCACGTTGACACCGGGTGTCGCGTCGCGCCAGAGAACTAGCTGGTCCCAGCTGGCGGTGTCCTGTTCGACGCGTACCCAGGCGCCGTGGGGTGAGCGGACCTCTACCGCCGCGACCGGTCCGGGGTGCGGGCGGCAGTGGAGCACCACTTCGGGTGCAGTGCCATCGGCGATATCGAGGGTCCACGGCAGGGGGACGGTAGTTGGACCGGAGCGGTCACGCTCGCCGACAGGGTCCGCGGTCGCGGTCACGACCGTCCCCGGCACCACCACGGGTGCTCCGAGGTTGACGTGGTGGCGGAACATGTGCCCGGCAGGCACCCACCCCGGGTTGCGGACGGTGTCCTCGATACGAAGCATCGGTTCGGCTGTGCTGGCCACGAGTCGCCGGCGCAGCGCGAGCGTCGGTGTGCCGAGGGCGGCCTCGATCACGTCGCCGGTGACCTCGAGGGAGAGTACGCCGTCGTCGTCGACGAGCGACCATCGCACGTTCTCGGCGGGGATGTGGCCGACTCGCCCGTGCAGTGGGTGGTGTACTCCATCCACGGTGGACGGTGCACCGGTCGAGGCCAGCCCGCACGTGGTGAGCAGGCCACCGCCGAACGTGTGGACCCAGCCCGTGCTGCCGGACTTATAGCGGGCCGAGTTGATCGGGCCGCGCGCCGAGCGCCAGGCCAGGGGTAGCCCGGCGGCGTCCGCCCAGCCGATGTCCATGGCTCGGTCGAGGAGCAGATCGAAGGAGATGCCTGCAGGGTTGCGCACCGTCAGGATAGGGCTGCCGCGGCCTGGGCCCTCGTCGAGCACTGCCCGGGTGACCGACACGAGCTGGTCCGGTGCGCCGAGCAGGCGCCGTAGCGTCGGCTCGAGCATCACTGAGTCTGCACCGAAGCCCATCAGCCGGCCCCGCGCACCTCAACGGCCGACGACCGCCGGGCTCCGACTGCGATGGCGGCGACGAGGACGGCTCCGGTGAGGACGTACTGCCAGTAGGACGCGACGCCCAGCAGGTTCAGTGCGTTGGCCAGCACTGCAAAGAGCAGCGCGCCGACCACCGTTCCGAACATTGTGCCCCGCCCGCCGCGCAGTGCCGTGCCGCCGACGACGACGGCTGCGATGACGTCCATCTCGAAGCCCATGGCCATGTTGCCCTCGGCTGAGGACAACCGGCCTGCCATGAAGATCCCCGCCAGGGCGAAGCACACGCCGGCTACGACGAAAACTAGAACCTTCGCGTGGTTGACCGGTAGCCCGGCGAGCACGGCGGCCCGCTCGTTGCTACCGAATGCCCGCAAGGTGCGTCCGAAGTACGTTCGGCTGAGCAGCAGGTAGGACGCGACCGCCACCATGATGAATAGCAGAAACGAGATCGGCAGCCAGCCCACCGTGCCGGTGGTCGCCGCCCGGTAGTTGCTCGACGTGATCGGCACGACCTTTCCGGAGGTCCAGATAAACGCCAGACCGAGGAAGAGGTACAGGGTGCCGAGCGTCGCGATGAACGGCGCGATCCGCACGTAGGTCACCAGTAGCCCGTTGACCAGGCCGAGCACGACGCCGATACCGAGGGCGAGTGCCATCGCTGCCCCGATGGTGGTGTGGGGCAGCACGGTTGCCACGGCGATCGCACTGACCGCGATGACCCCACCGACCGACAGGTCCAGCAGCCCACCGGCGATGAGCAGCGTCATGCCGCATGCGGCCAAACCCACGAACGACGCCTGGAAGAGGACGTTCTCGATGTTGCCGGGGCCCCAGAAGGACGGCTTGGTCAGGCCGACGCCGATGGCCAGGACCACGAGAACGGCAAGGAGGTACTGCCGCGAGGCGAAGTGGAGGGCGCTCTGCAGCTGCCCCGGTCCGCGATCGACCCGGGCGGAACGGTTGATGGTGTCGGTGGTGGTCACGAAAGCCTTCCCTCCAGCATTCGGCGGACCGCGGCACGCTGCGCACCGTCGACGCTCAGCGCGAAGATCAGCAGCAGCCCGAGCGCGACGTACTGGTAGAACGACGGGACGTTGAGCAGGTTGAGGCCAGAGTTGATCATCGCCAGCAGCAGCGCGGCAACGAACGTCCCGACGATGTTGGCGCGCCCGCCGGCCATGGACGTGCCGCCCAGCACCACAATGGCGATGGCTTGCAGCTCGAGGCCGGCAGAGACCGAGCCGTTGACGACGCCGAGTTGGCTGGCCAGAAGAACCCCCCCGACGCCCGCGGACGCGCCGGCGACAAGATAGCTGAGCAGGAGCACGCGGTTGACGCTGATGCCCGTGTCCACGGCCGCTTCGGGACTGCCGCCGACGGCGACCACGTGCTTACCGAAGCGCATCCGCTCGAGCGTGAACCACATGGCCCCGCCGGCGGCGACCGCGATGAGGAAGGGCACGGGGATGCCGAGCAGCGAAGATGTCGCCACGTCCTTGAACCCGGCCGAGGCGATCATGATGGGGGCGCCTCCGGTGAAGAGCAGCACCGCCCCGCGGAAGACGCTCATGGTGGCAAGGGTGCCGATGAAGCCGGGCACCTTGGCCTGGGTGACGATCAGTCCGTTGACAAGGCCGAGCGCGGCGCCGACCGCGATACCTACGGCCGCTCCGACGAGCGGTCCCGAGGCGTTGACGGCGGCCGCCGCGACGCAGGCAGCCAGCGCCTGTGCCGATCCGACCGACAGGTCGATGCCGCGCACGGCGATGACTAGGGTCATCCCGTAGCCGACGATCGCGAGAATCGCGGCGTTGACGAGCATGTTCGTCACGTTCGAGGCCGAGGCGAAGTTCGGGACGATTGCGAGGCCGGCAATGAGCACGAGCAGAAAGGGCACGAGCACACCGGAGTTCTGCAGCAGGCGCCGGCGCTGGTCGGCACGGCGCGCCCGCTCGGCCGAGCGGTCCCGTTCTGCGGCGACGAGCTCATCAGCCGCGCGAACAGTGGCGGTCTCAGGCATGGTTGGTCTCCTGCGCGGTCTGGCCGACGGATGCGCCGACGATGTTCTCCTCGGTGACGTCCCTGCCGCGTAGCTCGGCGACATGGCGTCCGGCGAAGTACACGGCACAGCGGTCCGCAATCGCGGCGAGCTCCGGTGCATCGGAGCTTGACACCACCACGGCCACGCCGCTGTCGGCGAGCTGTTGGATGAGCTGGTAGATGTCGACCTTCGCCCCGACGTCTACGCCTCGGGTGGGTTCGTTCAACAGCAGCACTGAGCAGCCCGAGAGCAGGGCACGACTCAGAAGCACCTTCTGCTGGTTCCCCCCCGAGAGGTTGCCGACGAGCTGACGGCCGTGCGGCACCCTGATGCGCATCTGGTCCCGCAGTTTGAGGAACTCGGCTGACTCGTCGCGTGGTACCGGCAGCAGCCGGTTACGCCAGGGCAGGGCCCGGCGGTCACGGGACACCATGGCGTTCTCGGTCACGTCGAGGTGCGGCAGGATGCCCTCGCCCTTACGGTCCTCGGAGAGCATGAAGATTCCGTTGGCCACTGCCTCGCGACTGCTGCGCAGGCGGACCTGGCGACTGTCGACCCTGACGGTCCCACGCTGCGCGACGAGGTCACCGAAGAGTGCCCGGGTGAGTTCGGTGCGGCCGGAGCCGACCAGCCCGGCCAGGCCGAGGATCTCACCACGGCGGACTTCGAGGTCGAACGGCTCGGCGACGCCTGGAACCACCAGGTCGCGGACCTCGAGCCGGACGTCGACGGCACTCTCGTGGACGGCGGCGTGCTCGTAGGTCTGTGGCTTACGGCCGAGCATGTGCTCGACAAGGCGGGGCTCGTCGAGCTCGGCGGTGGGCTGGTGTGCGACGAGCTCACCGTCACGCAGCACGGCTACGTCGTCGCAGATGGTGAAGATCTCGTCGAGGTGGTGGGAGACGTAGACGATGGCCTTTCCCCGCTCGGCCAAGCGGCGAACGATGGTGTGAAGCTGGCTGATCTCTGCGGCGTTGAGGGCAGCTGTGGGTTCATCCATGATAAGGACGTCGAACTCACGTGAGAGTGCACGGGCGATCTCGACCATCTGCCGGTCACCCACGGTGAGCGAGCTCAGCGGGCGGTCCGGATCGAGCTCCATGCCGAGCTGCTCGAGCACCTCGACGGACCGCGCACGGGTACGTCCCCGGTGCACCACTCCGCCAGATGTGAGCTCGTGCCCGAGGAAGATGTTGTCGGCCACCGAGAGCTGCGGGACCTGCCGGAACTCCTGGCTGACCACGCTTATGCCGGCGGCCTGGGAGTCAGCCGAGCTCCGGAATCGCTGCTCGGCCCCCTTCACGATCACCGCGCCTCGCACGGGCTGCTCGATGCCACCGAGGATGCGGATGAGCGTGCTCTTGCCGGCCCCGTTCTCACCTACAAGTCCGAGGACCTGTCCTGCTCGGATCTGCAGGGACACACCCTTGAGCGCCCGGACCCCTGGGTACTCCTGAACGACGTCGTTGACCTGCAGCACTGTCGTCATCGCTTCTCTCCATCGGCGCGATGGGTGGGGGTGGCCGGAGCCACCCCCACCACGTGGTCGGCTCAGTCCTGCGCGGCGCGGGACGCGCGGAAGTCGGCCATGTTGTCGGCGGTCACGATCTCCACGGGGAAGAAGATCGTCTTGTTCTCGGCGTCGTCGTAGCTCGCGTCGTTCCCCTCGAGCAGGGCGAGGACGGTCTCAACGGCCTTGACGCCCTGTCCGTACGGGTCCTGGGCAACGGTCGCACTCATCAGACCCTGTTCAATCAGGTCGAGGGCGCCGTCGGAGCCGTCGAACCCGATGAGGATGAAGCCGTCGGCCACGGACTTGCCTGCCGTCTCCATGGCACGCTGGGCGCCGATGGCCGAGTCGTCGTTGGCCGCGTAGATGACCTCTAGGTCAGGGTTGGCCGACAGCATGTCCTGCGCGGCGGCAAAGCCACCGTCGACGGTGTCGTTGCCGTCGAGGCTGGAGACGATCTCAAAGTTCTCGTGGTCGTCCACGGCCGCGACGAACTCGGCCACACGCTCCTCACCCACCACCGAGCCGGCGTGCAGCTCGATGACGCCGACCTTGTGGGGTCCGGGGACATCGCCGAGCTGCTCGATGACGTACTCGGCAGCCAAGGCTCCGCCGTTGGCGTTGTTGGACTGGATGTAGGCGTCATAGTCGCCGGCGGTGCCGATGTCGGCGATGACGACTGGGATCTTCGCGGCGTGGGCAGCGTCGATCGTCGCGGGTAGCGCGGTCGGCTGTACCGGGGTGACGATCAGACCCGAGATATCCTGGTTGATCAGGTCGAGCGAGCCGGAGACCTGCTGGTTCTGGTCGGACTTCTGGTCGACCACCACGACATTGACCCCGGCCTCTTCTCCACCGGCCTTGACGCCCGCGGAGTAGGACTGCCAGTAGGGGTTCTGCAGGTCGTAGACCGAGTAGCCGATGGTCAGCGGGTCCTTGGCCTCGAACTCCACGGAAGCGCTGGCGCCGGTGGCGTTGTCGCCACCATCAGCACTGTCGGCGGGCTCGTCGGCACCGCTGGCGCAGGCGGCCAGCATGAGGCTGGCGACGGCTGAGAGTGCAACGACTCTGGGGAGGTTGCGCATGGTGTCTCCTTTGACGTGATGGGTTGATTGTCTGGGTCGTGCTTGTGGCGATTTGGTGTGCTGGGTCGTCCGCTGGGGTCAGCGGATGTTCGTCGTCAGGCGCCCGGTGTTGGCGGCGGGGGCGACGAAGGCGTTGTCGTGCAGGCCGGCCCAAGCGGGCAGGGGCGTGGGCGTGTCGGCGGCGTGCTCGGTCGGCTCGTGGCTGTAGGTCGAGACTTCACGGACGACCAGCGGCGTCGGAGAGTCGGCCGGGCAGCGGAACGCGTGCAGATGCTTCCGGTGCATTACGAACTTGGGGTCACCGCTCTTGAGCCGAACGTGGCTGGTGAGCCGGGCATAGGTCTGCTCGCGGCCGGCGGGAAGGTCGACCCCGTCGGGCCACGGCGAGCCGGCGGGCATCGGGTTGAAGCTGAGGACCTCCTCGTCACCCACCTGGACGGGCGTGGGAGCGTAGAAGACCTCCATCTCGCCCATCACTACCTCGTAGCTCTCGGTCTTGCGCTGGTGGAAGTGGGGCGGGCAGAACTTGCCCGGGTGGACGATCATCAGCTTGTCGCACAGGCCGCTGTACTCCGACCCGTGGGAGGCGGATGCGGGCAGGCCATCGACAGCCGCCTCGTTGAGCGACTCAAATATCACCATGAGCTCGTGAGCCTCACGCGACCAGAGGCCGTTCT
This window of the Georgenia yuyongxinii genome carries:
- the araB gene encoding ribulokinase: MINESTALVVGIDYGTLSGRAVVVRVSDGVELGSAVHEYPHAVMDRVLSAHEDEELPPEWALQNPADYVEVLKVAVPAAIEAAGVDPADVVGIGTDFTACTMVPTTQDGTPLCELEQFAGRPHAYVKLWKHHAAQGQADRINELAHARGEEWIKRYGGFISSEWEFAKGLQLLEEDREVYDAMARWVEAADWIVWQLTGEYVRNACTAGYKGIYQDGQYPSREFLGQLNPDFTDFVAEKVEHTIGQLGHTAGRLSAQAADWTGLPEGIAVAVGNVDAHVTAPAANAVEPGQMVAIMGTSTCHVMNGERLAEVPGMCGVVKGGIIEDVWGYEAGQSGVGDIFAWFVNNAVPSEYTAEAQRRGLSVHELLTEKAAALPVGGHGLVALDWHSGNRSVLVDHELSGLVLGLTLATRPEEVYRALLEATAFGTRTIVEAFDGAGVPVRELVVAGGLLKNRFLMQMYSDITRLPLSTIMSEQGPALGSAIHAAVAAGAYPDVRTAARAMGRRTVAAYTPDEDAALAYDDLYAEYTALHDHFGRGGNDVMRRLKRLRRKALARNVTVQDVDADVAELLGGAR
- a CDS encoding DUF4432 family protein; protein product: MLEPTLRRLLGAPDQLVSVTRAVLDEGPGRGSPILTVRNPAGISFDLLLDRAMDIGWADAAGLPLAWRSARGPINSARYKSGSTGWVHTFGGGLLTTCGLASTGAPSTVDGVHHPLHGRVGHIPAENVRWSLVDDDGVLSLEVTGDVIEAALGTPTLALRRRLVASTAEPMLRIEDTVRNPGWVPAGHMFRHHVNLGAPVVVPGTVVTATADPVGERDRSGPTTVPLPWTLDIADGTAPEVVLHCRPHPGPVAAVEVRSPHGAWVRVEQDTASWDQLVLWRDATPGVNVLGVEPSTSRDFGRKQAEHDGEVIWLEPGQERSYRTVVRAGR
- a CDS encoding ABC transporter permease — its product is MTTTDTINRSARVDRGPGQLQSALHFASRQYLLAVLVVLAIGVGLTKPSFWGPGNIENVLFQASFVGLAACGMTLLIAGGLLDLSVGGVIAVSAIAVATVLPHTTIGAAMALALGIGVVLGLVNGLLVTYVRIAPFIATLGTLYLFLGLAFIWTSGKVVPITSSNYRAATTGTVGWLPISFLLFIMVAVASYLLLSRTYFGRTLRAFGSNERAAVLAGLPVNHAKVLVFVVAGVCFALAGIFMAGRLSSAEGNMAMGFEMDVIAAVVVGGTALRGGRGTMFGTVVGALLFAVLANALNLLGVASYWQYVLTGAVLVAAIAVGARRSSAVEVRGAG
- a CDS encoding ABC transporter permease translates to MPETATVRAADELVAAERDRSAERARRADQRRRLLQNSGVLVPFLLVLIAGLAIVPNFASASNVTNMLVNAAILAIVGYGMTLVIAVRGIDLSVGSAQALAACVAAAAVNASGPLVGAAVGIAVGAALGLVNGLIVTQAKVPGFIGTLATMSVFRGAVLLFTGGAPIMIASAGFKDVATSSLLGIPVPFLIAVAAGGAMWFTLERMRFGKHVVAVGGSPEAAVDTGISVNRVLLLSYLVAGASAGVGGVLLASQLGVVNGSVSAGLELQAIAIVVLGGTSMAGGRANIVGTFVAALLLAMINSGLNLLNVPSFYQYVALGLLLIFALSVDGAQRAAVRRMLEGRLS
- a CDS encoding sugar ABC transporter ATP-binding protein; translation: MTTVLQVNDVVQEYPGVRALKGVSLQIRAGQVLGLVGENGAGKSTLIRILGGIEQPVRGAVIVKGAEQRFRSSADSQAAGISVVSQEFRQVPQLSVADNIFLGHELTSGGVVHRGRTRARSVEVLEQLGMELDPDRPLSSLTVGDRQMVEIARALSREFDVLIMDEPTAALNAAEISQLHTIVRRLAERGKAIVYVSHHLDEIFTICDDVAVLRDGELVAHQPTAELDEPRLVEHMLGRKPQTYEHAAVHESAVDVRLEVRDLVVPGVAEPFDLEVRRGEILGLAGLVGSGRTELTRALFGDLVAQRGTVRVDSRQVRLRSSREAVANGIFMLSEDRKGEGILPHLDVTENAMVSRDRRALPWRNRLLPVPRDESAEFLKLRDQMRIRVPHGRQLVGNLSGGNQQKVLLSRALLSGCSVLLLNEPTRGVDVGAKVDIYQLIQQLADSGVAVVVSSSDAPELAAIADRCAVYFAGRHVAELRGRDVTEENIVGASVGQTAQETNHA